The Theileria parva strain Muguga chromosome 1, complete sequence, whole genome shotgun sequence DNA window TGTTTGAAGAATCCAAAATAGAGTCTAGATATAACAAATACTGGTCCAAATCAACCCTCTCCTCTTCATTGATATTTATGAACCAGAATGAGCCTACCAAGCCATATTCGTCTATATTTTCTAATGGATATCTCTCCTTCAAGAGAATATCATACTTTCTCCTTTCAATTCTACAATCATCATACTCTTTACTAAGGTTATTAAAGAAGATGTGCAGAGGGTATTGCAAGACTTCATTTAGCAAATTTAGGGAAAATGCCACCAAATTCACCAGTGAACCATGTATAGAGTTTACATCTTGTGTGATTTTTCTCAGTTTTTCATTATCTGATCTCAAAAATACCACTACTTCTACCAATTTAGATATCTCAAATAACACTGAAAATGTTTGGCTTTCCACCAACTTTCTTGACGCTTTACTAGAATCTTTAAGTACATTACTCAGCGTATTAAGAAAGAAGGACACAAACTCAATGCTTTCcaagtataaatttattgaaaatttcTTTAGTAGACAATTTTCTCCTAGAGCACATTCCGCCTCTAAACTCTTCCCTGGGTCAGATACCTGGGTTCTATTCAGATCATTCTTTTCCTGGTATCCTTGCCTTAAtctatttaaaaatttacttttattaCTCTGTTCTCCTAATTCTTTGGATTCCAACCCGTTTGTTTTAACTACTTCTACACCCCCAATGATTCCAGCCTTAACTTCCTCAAACAAACAACATAATCCCCtttcttcatcatttttatatttaaatggacataattgaaataattgtgGCAggtgtattttatttaattccAGGATCGAGTTTGTGATTTGGATTCCTTCGTTGAGTATCGAGAACGATTCCTGCacatttttgtttatttttcttaTAAAGTCCATCTGCGGTGAACGacataattaactactGATTCTACTGTACATTTTAGACTATATATACTGAATCACGCCCAACTACATTAAATCGTGAATATtgatattatattatgCGTTTAGTGACttctttttatttacatttattccTGTTTCCTCTCCTGAGTAATCTAATGCTTCAGTTCGATTTCTATTTGTCATTGCGTTGAACACTTTCATCTTCTTTTCGAACTTTTTGCGATTTGTTACTCTTGCGTTTCCTTGTGTTTTTGTTCTCTTGACAACCAGTCCTCTGTTCTTCATTATATCCTTTCCGAtttctaaaaattgattttatattaattaaattacctCTCTTTCCATCCACTACTTCTGGTGGTTTATAAACTTTAACATTCTTTTCTTGGTATTTTTTCCTCCTTTCCTCTTTAAGcttattatatttactctttattttatctacTTCATCTGGTTTTCTAACTCTTTCTTGTTCCTTATCAACTTTCTTTGAGGGCCAATCTCCTACTTGGGAGTCTTTTTTGGCCTTCTTTTTAGCGGTACCAGTGTATAAGTAATCTGGGTTATTTCTCTTTTCTGACATGATTACACTTTGTCTTAACTTCTGAGCTACTAAGTTCAAGTCATTTGAGTTAGTTTTCTTCTCAGAGCCTCCAAACCCAGGACCAAAGTTCGTTAAATCTTGCAAATTACTTCCCACCAAATTCCTCTGGTTTTTATCCATCATCTTCAGGtctaaacaattattagcgctaagtttaaattttataagttacattttttatattttttgcTCATTGGTATTCTTCTCATATGGTCCATCTCATAGTCTTCAATTTCtttcatttttttcatAAACTTGTACTGATCGTCTTCAACTTCCTCCTTttcctaaaatttattagaaaCAATCAACTTACTTCATTCGTAGTGTATTGGTTTATTAAATGCTTAGGAGCCTTGTACTTCTGTCCCTTCACATTGTCAACTTCAATATTTTCAGGTTTAGGAACCAAACTCTCATCATCTTCCTCTTTAGCTAcaaatcaataaaaatagtatatcAATACCTTTTAGGTTATTCAATAGTTTAGAAATTTGGTACTGTAATTTATTCTCTATTGGCTTCGCTTTATCCAGCAGAAGCCTTATTTCCAACAGGCGGTCTATCACTGGATGCTTTTCAACAGACACTCCATGTACTTTTaggagtaaataatatgttaGATATGACAAGTACATCAAAAACAACTCATTTCTGATATCCAAATACTCCATCCCCTATATTCcattaattaatgtgttaactTACATCTTTTGTGCAAAATTTAAACGATTTG harbors:
- a CDS encoding Sas10 domain protein, with product MGKNIFRKPKKTSEDVDNKSSKKKSSSSGFKALITDDGKDYIPFNEDEENSQDEDYEKLGLPRSFTPEVTDDELDDELDDEYPQEGDEDEEEEKEDRVNWGKKLKEYYVEGSDEESDEEALEDRIAEAREIAEEMYEDVEEEDAELDRYIESEKEDDSTALDTLMENLSESLKKDSEKIELPENFLTMSDEEKKEFLDKEHPEFLLLLKEFKDKSDISKEQILKILDDPKSFKFCTKDGMEYLDIRNELFLMYLSYLTYYLLLKVHGVSVEKHPVIDRLLEIRLLLDKAKPIENKLQYQISKLLNNLKAKEEDDESLVPKPENIEVDNVKGQKYKAPKHLINQYTTNEEKEEVEDDQYKFMKKMKEIEDYEMDHMRRIPMSKKYKKYLKMMDKNQRNLVGSNLQDLTNFGPGFGGSEKKTNSNDLNLVAQKLRQSVIMSEKRNNPDYLYTGTAKKKAKKDSQVGDWPSKKVDKEQERVRKPDEVDKIKSKYNKLKEERRKKYQEKNVKVYKPPEVVDGKREIGKDIMKNRGLVVKRTKTQGNARVTNRKKFEKKMKVFNAMTNRNRTEALDYSGEETGINVNKKKSLNA